From one Bacteroides eggerthii genomic stretch:
- a CDS encoding glutamine--tRNA ligase/YqeY domain fusion protein — protein sequence MAEIKSEETSEKKSLNFIEQIVENDLKEGKNDGKVQTRFPPEPNGYLHIGHAKAICLDFGIAAAHGGICNLRFDDTNPTKEDVEYVEAIKEDIQWLGYQWGNEYYASDYFQQLWDFAIRLIKEGKAYIDEQTSEQIAAQKGTPTQPGVESPYRNRPIEETLELFQKMNTGEIEEGAMVLRAKIDMASPNMHFRDPIIYRVVKHPHHRTGTTWKAYPMYDFAHGQSDYFEGVTHSLCTLEFVPHRPLYDLFVDWVKEGKDLNDHRPHQYEFNKLNLSYTLMSKRNLLTLVKEGLVNGWDDPRMPTICGFRRRGYSPESIHKFIDKIGYTTYDALNEFALLESAVREDLNARATRISAVLNPVKLIITNYPEGQVEEMEAINNPERPEEGSHNIEFSRELWIERDDFMEDAPKKYFRMTPGQEVRLKSAYIVKCTGCKKNDAGEITEVYCEYDPDSKSGMPGANRKVKGTIHWVSCAHCLQAEVRLYDRLWKVENPRDELAAIREAKNCDALTAMKEMINPDSLNVLPCCYIEKYAAGMKPLSYLQFQRIGYFNVDRDSTTEKMVFNRTVGLKDTWGKINK from the coding sequence ATGGCAGAAATAAAAAGCGAAGAAACAAGCGAAAAGAAGAGCCTGAACTTCATAGAACAAATAGTAGAGAACGATTTAAAAGAAGGTAAAAATGACGGAAAAGTACAGACACGTTTCCCGCCGGAACCCAACGGCTACCTTCATATCGGACATGCCAAGGCCATATGTCTGGACTTTGGTATTGCAGCCGCACATGGCGGCATCTGTAACTTGCGTTTTGATGACACCAACCCCACCAAAGAGGATGTGGAGTATGTAGAGGCTATCAAGGAAGATATTCAATGGCTGGGCTACCAGTGGGGCAACGAGTATTACGCTTCCGACTATTTCCAGCAGTTATGGGACTTCGCCATCCGCCTCATCAAAGAGGGCAAAGCATACATTGACGAACAGACATCCGAACAGATTGCCGCTCAAAAAGGCACCCCTACCCAACCCGGCGTAGAGAGTCCTTACCGCAACCGCCCCATTGAAGAGACCCTCGAACTGTTTCAGAAGATGAATACCGGCGAGATTGAGGAAGGGGCCATGGTGCTTCGTGCCAAGATTGACATGGCAAGCCCCAACATGCACTTCCGCGACCCGATTATCTATCGTGTGGTGAAACATCCTCACCACCGTACGGGCACTACCTGGAAGGCATATCCGATGTATGACTTCGCTCATGGACAAAGCGACTACTTTGAAGGGGTGACCCATTCTTTGTGCACACTGGAATTTGTACCCCACCGCCCTTTATACGATCTCTTTGTGGACTGGGTGAAAGAAGGAAAAGATTTGAATGACCACCGTCCTCACCAGTACGAATTCAACAAGCTTAACCTGAGCTATACACTCATGAGCAAGCGCAACCTGCTGACTTTGGTAAAAGAGGGTCTTGTCAATGGTTGGGATGATCCCCGTATGCCGACTATTTGCGGCTTCCGCCGTCGCGGTTACTCACCGGAGTCTATCCATAAATTCATTGATAAAATCGGCTACACCACTTATGATGCACTTAACGAATTCGCCTTGCTGGAAAGTGCCGTACGTGAAGATTTAAATGCCCGGGCCACTCGTATATCTGCTGTGCTGAATCCGGTGAAACTTATCATCACCAACTACCCGGAAGGACAGGTTGAGGAAATGGAAGCTATCAATAACCCGGAACGCCCGGAAGAAGGCAGCCACAACATCGAGTTCAGTCGTGAACTATGGATAGAGCGCGATGACTTCATGGAAGATGCACCGAAAAAATACTTCCGCATGACACCCGGACAAGAAGTCCGTTTGAAGAGTGCATATATTGTGAAGTGTACCGGTTGCAAGAAGAACGATGCCGGAGAAATCACAGAAGTATACTGCGAATACGACCCCGACAGCAAAAGTGGCATGCCCGGCGCCAACCGTAAAGTAAAAGGAACGATCCACTGGGTAAGCTGCGCACACTGTCTACAAGCCGAAGTACGCCTCTATGACCGCTTGTGGAAAGTTGAAAATCCGCGTGATGAACTGGCAGCCATTCGCGAAGCAAAGAATTGTGATGCGCTGACAGCCATGAAAGAAATGATAAATCCGGACTCCCTGAATGTATTGCCATGCTGCTACATTGAGAAATATGCTGCCGGAATGAAACCCCTCTCCTACCTGCAGTTCCAACGCATCGGCTACTTTAATGTAGACCGCGACTCCACAACGGAGAAAATGGTATTTAACCGTACCGTAGGTTTAAAAGACACTTGGGGTAAAATCAATAAATAA
- a CDS encoding PstS family phosphate ABC transporter substrate-binding protein yields MMKHAVLIILALVFATTRIQAQRIKGSDTVLPITQQTAERFMKLNPNARVTVTGGGTGVGISALLDETTDIAMASRGIKFNEKMKAKAAGEELAEITIAYDALAVVVHPSNPVKQLTRRQLEDIFRGKITNWKQVGGDDRKIVVYSRETSSGTYEFFKESVLKNKNYMSSSLSMPATGAIIQSVSQTRGAIGYVGLAYVSPRIKTLAISYDDKHFATPTLENAINKTYPIVRPLYYYYNKKKSDQAAPLLQFTLSPAGQEIIKKSGYIPVNE; encoded by the coding sequence ATGATGAAACATGCAGTTCTAATTATCCTTGCACTGGTATTTGCCACTACCCGCATTCAGGCCCAGCGCATCAAAGGCAGCGACACTGTCCTTCCCATTACGCAACAAACTGCCGAACGTTTTATGAAATTAAATCCCAACGCGCGCGTCACCGTCACCGGCGGTGGAACCGGTGTAGGCATTTCCGCCCTACTGGATGAAACCACTGATATTGCAATGGCTTCCAGAGGTATCAAGTTCAACGAAAAGATGAAAGCGAAAGCAGCCGGAGAGGAACTGGCAGAGATAACGATAGCCTATGACGCACTGGCCGTTGTGGTGCATCCCTCCAATCCGGTGAAGCAACTGACCCGCCGGCAACTGGAAGATATTTTCCGCGGTAAAATCACCAATTGGAAACAAGTGGGCGGAGACGACCGTAAAATAGTGGTCTACTCACGCGAAACATCTTCCGGTACATACGAGTTTTTCAAAGAGAGCGTGCTGAAAAACAAGAATTATATGAGCAGCAGCCTTTCCATGCCTGCCACAGGAGCAATCATACAATCGGTCAGCCAGACACGCGGAGCTATCGGTTACGTGGGACTTGCCTATGTATCGCCCCGCATCAAGACTCTTGCCATATCCTACGATGACAAACATTTTGCTACTCCCACTCTGGAGAATGCAATCAACAAGACCTACCCCATCGTGCGTCCGCTCTACTACTATTATAATAAGAAAAAATCGGACCAGGCAGCCCCTCTCTTGCAGTTCACATTGTCACCCGCAGGTCAAGAAATCATTAAAAAGAGTGGATATATTCCTGTAAATGAATAA
- the pstA gene encoding phosphate ABC transporter permease PstA, with the protein MINRKHLSQNIAFGLFRLLSLSVVGILFAILGFIIYKGVGVIDWEFLTSAPTDGMTSGGILPAIVGTFCLMAGSALFAFPVGVMSGIYMNEYAPKGWVVRFIRIMTNNLSGIPSIVFGLFGMALFVNYMDFGDSILAGSLTLGLLSLPLVIRTTEEALKAIPDSLREGSRALGATKLQTIWHVILPMGMPNIITGLILALGRVSGETAPILFTCAAYFLPQLPGSIFDQCMALPYHLYVISTSGTDMEAQLPIAYGTALVLIIIILLVNLLANALRKYFEKKIKMN; encoded by the coding sequence ATGATAAATAGAAAACATCTTTCGCAAAACATTGCATTCGGATTGTTCCGTTTGCTGAGTTTAAGTGTGGTAGGAATACTTTTTGCTATTCTCGGCTTCATCATATATAAAGGTGTAGGAGTTATAGACTGGGAGTTCCTGACGAGTGCGCCGACAGACGGTATGACCTCGGGCGGTATTCTGCCGGCTATTGTCGGCACTTTTTGCCTGATGGCGGGCAGCGCGTTATTTGCCTTTCCGGTAGGGGTGATGAGTGGCATCTATATGAATGAATATGCACCTAAAGGTTGGGTTGTGCGCTTCATCCGCATAATGACGAACAACTTGAGTGGCATACCTTCTATTGTATTCGGTCTTTTTGGTATGGCATTGTTTGTTAACTATATGGACTTTGGTGACAGCATTTTGGCGGGGTCGCTTACACTAGGATTGTTGAGTCTGCCTTTAGTGATCCGTACCACCGAGGAAGCCTTGAAGGCGATTCCCGACAGTCTGCGTGAGGGCAGCCGCGCATTGGGAGCCACCAAACTGCAAACAATCTGGCACGTAATTCTGCCGATGGGGATGCCCAACATCATTACCGGACTGATTCTGGCCTTAGGGCGTGTGTCCGGAGAAACGGCGCCTATTCTCTTTACCTGTGCAGCCTATTTCCTGCCGCAACTGCCCGGCAGTATTTTCGATCAGTGTATGGCGTTGCCCTATCATTTGTATGTCATCTCCACCAGTGGTACGGATATGGAAGCCCAGTTGCCCATTGCCTATGGAACAGCTTTG
- the pstC gene encoding phosphate ABC transporter permease subunit PstC: protein MKKVFEKIVEGILACSGFVTSLTIVLIVLFLFSEAVGLFNSRVIEEGYVLALNKDNKVSELTPVQIKDIFDEEITNWQEVGGENLPIRLFRLEDVTRYYTEEQLGASYENVGACITDLVERTPGIVAFVPQQFIGSSGAVRLLPDNTISLKDVFAGAEWFPTATPAPQFGFLPLITGTLWVSLFAILIALPFGLAVAVYMSEVANHKIRNLMKPIIELLSGIPSVVYGFFGLIVIVPFLQKVFDLPVGESGLAGSIVLAIMALPTIITVTEDAMRNCPRAMREASLALGASQWQTIYKVVIPYSISGITSGVVLGIGRAVGETMAVLMVTGNAAVIPHTILEPLRTIPATIAAELGEAPAGGAHYEALFLLGVVLFFISLLINFTVEAVSSGKRK from the coding sequence ATGAAAAAAGTTTTCGAGAAGATTGTGGAGGGCATATTGGCTTGTAGCGGCTTTGTAACGAGTCTTACGATTGTGCTAATCGTCTTATTCCTTTTTTCTGAAGCGGTGGGACTGTTCAACAGCCGGGTGATAGAAGAGGGATATGTGCTGGCTTTGAATAAAGATAATAAGGTAAGCGAACTAACTCCGGTTCAGATAAAGGATATTTTCGATGAAGAGATAACCAATTGGCAGGAAGTCGGTGGGGAGAATCTCCCTATCCGGCTTTTTCGTTTGGAAGATGTTACACGCTACTATACGGAAGAGCAGTTGGGAGCGTCTTATGAGAATGTGGGGGCATGCATTACGGATCTGGTGGAACGTACACCGGGAATCGTGGCTTTTGTGCCGCAGCAGTTCATTGGCAGTTCCGGCGCTGTCCGTTTGCTGCCAGACAACACCATTTCACTGAAAGATGTCTTTGCCGGAGCTGAATGGTTTCCGACAGCGACGCCTGCTCCGCAATTCGGCTTTCTGCCGCTGATAACGGGTACGTTGTGGGTGAGCCTTTTCGCTATTCTCATAGCCTTGCCGTTCGGCTTGGCAGTGGCTGTTTATATGTCTGAGGTGGCAAACCATAAGATACGGAACCTGATGAAGCCTATTATTGAACTGTTGAGTGGCATTCCTTCCGTTGTCTACGGTTTCTTCGGGTTGATTGTGATAGTTCCTTTTTTGCAGAAAGTCTTTGATCTGCCTGTGGGGGAAAGCGGGTTGGCGGGAAGTATTGTGCTTGCCATTATGGCGCTCCCCACTATCATTACGGTGACGGAGGATGCCATGCGTAATTGTCCGCGTGCCATGCGGGAAGCCAGTCTGGCGCTCGGCGCTTCACAGTGGCAGACTATATATAAGGTGGTGATACCTTATTCCATTTCCGGTATTACGTCCGGTGTTGTCTTGGGCATCGGTCGTGCGGTTGGTGAAACGATGGCAGTGCTGATGGTGACGGGAAATGCTGCTGTGATTCCCCATACGATTCTGGAACCTTTGCGCACAATTCCCGCTACCATTGCAGCGGAACTGGGTGAAGCGCCGGCAGGAGGAGCGCATTACGAAGCGTTGTTCCTTTTGGGAGTTGTATTGTTTTTCATCAGCTTATTGATAAACTTCACAGTAGAAGCTGTATCTTCGGGCAAAAGAAAATAA